CTGAACCTGTCTGACCCCACCATGGTCCCCAGATTCCTGCACATCTTCCTGGCGGCCTTGGCGGTGACGGGGGCCTTCCTGGCGCTGCGCCATCGCCGGGAGAAACCCAAGCGCAACGTCGGACTGGGGTGGTTCGCGGGAGCCACGCTGGGGCAGGTGCCGGTGGGCTTATGGTTCCTTTTCGCCCTGCCCGAGGACTTAACGGAAACCGTTCTCGAATACTCCCTGTTCGGGCTGCCATATTTCTGGATCATGATTGCCGTGGCGGCGCTGGCATTGCTTCACTTCGTCGGAGCCTTCTTCGCCAGGGATAAAACCCTGCCCATCATTGAAGGCAGCGCCCTGCTGCTGGTCACGATTGTCCTGATGGCCGGAATGCGCACGGTCCTCCGCCAGGCCTACCTTGAGCCAGTGTATCAGCTAGACAGCCGGGTAGCTGCCCAGTGGGGTCCGCTGGCCCTCTTTGCGGTAACGCTGATCATCGGGCTGGTGGCTGTGGGGTGGCTGATTCGGGCTTATCGGCGTTCCTTAATTCGCGCGAGCAGCTAACTTGCCTTTTTCACCTAAGAATCGGCCTCAAGGTATATTCCAGGGAAAAGTAAGGTGCGCATCTATTTTTCCGGTAGTATGAGCGGCGGCCGGGAGCGAGCCCACCTCTATCCCCACATCATCGACCAGCTCAGGAAATACGGCGAGGTTCTCACCGAGTTCGTGGCGGACCAACGGCACAGCCAGATGGGCGAGCGGGATGTCACCCCCGAGGCCGTCTACCGACGGGATACTGACTTCGTAAACCGCTGCGATGTTATGGTGGCAGAAGTATCCGTGCCTTCTTTCGGGGTGGGGGTGGAGGTTGCCCACGCGGGGATGCAGGGCAAGCCGGTGCTGGCCCTTTATCAGCCCTCAGCGGGC
The sequence above is a segment of the Candidatus Neomarinimicrobiota bacterium genome. Coding sequences within it:
- a CDS encoding nucleoside 2-deoxyribosyltransferase — translated: MRIYFSGSMSGGRERAHLYPHIIDQLRKYGEVLTEFVADQRHSQMGERDVTPEAVYRRDTDFVNRCDVMVAEVSVPSFGVGVEVAHAGMQGKPVLALYQPSAGRRLSAMIAGDPNVTVAEYHSLEEAKKAVEEFFGALGVLSIDD